The following are encoded together in the Kribbella sp. CA-293567 genome:
- a CDS encoding TetR/AcrR family transcriptional regulator, which produces METVERLIRSTQELLWERGYVGTSPKAIQRAADAGQGSMYHHFSGKAQLAQAAIERSGSELRAAAEEQLSGAGPATERIAGYLRRDREVLKGCRMGRLTADPDVLADPVLRAPVAETLGWLRTRLAEVIADGKESGEYPAGLDPDRTAATVAAVLQGGYVLARAAGSDEPFELAVEGLIELLEGVAA; this is translated from the coding sequence GTGGAGACGGTCGAACGGTTGATCCGCAGTACTCAGGAACTGCTCTGGGAGCGGGGTTATGTCGGCACCAGCCCGAAGGCGATCCAGCGGGCCGCGGACGCCGGCCAGGGCAGCATGTACCACCACTTCAGCGGCAAGGCCCAGCTCGCCCAGGCGGCCATCGAGCGATCCGGCAGCGAGTTGCGCGCGGCCGCCGAGGAGCAGTTGAGCGGCGCCGGCCCGGCGACCGAACGGATCGCCGGCTACCTGCGCCGCGATCGGGAGGTGCTCAAGGGCTGCCGGATGGGCCGGCTGACCGCCGATCCCGACGTGCTGGCCGACCCGGTACTCCGGGCGCCGGTGGCCGAGACCCTCGGCTGGCTCCGCACCCGGCTGGCCGAGGTCATTGCCGACGGCAAGGAGTCCGGCGAGTACCCGGCCGGCCTCGATCCGGACCGGACTGCGGCGACCGTCGCCGCCGTACTGCAGGGTGGTTACGTACTGGCCCGCGCGGCCGGCTCCGACGAGCCGTTCGAGCTGGCAGTCGAAGGCCTGATCGAGCTGCTCGAGGGAGTTGCCGCATGA
- a CDS encoding DMT family transporter yields MSSTTPSAARSWLMLLLAGVFEIGYALSVGGSHGFTRLTWSVVAVVFFLLTLWALSAALRTIEVGIGYAVWAGIGAAGAAALGPVFFDERLTLVQSLWLGLIIAGVIWLKLADRLDSARSPVEQPQVVQATGV; encoded by the coding sequence ATGTCCTCGACCACCCCCTCCGCGGCCCGCTCCTGGCTGATGCTCCTGCTGGCCGGCGTCTTCGAGATCGGCTACGCACTCTCGGTCGGCGGAAGCCACGGCTTCACCCGGCTGACCTGGTCAGTGGTCGCCGTCGTCTTCTTCCTGCTGACCTTGTGGGCGCTGAGCGCCGCGCTGCGCACCATCGAGGTCGGCATCGGCTACGCCGTCTGGGCAGGGATCGGGGCGGCCGGAGCAGCGGCGCTGGGTCCCGTCTTCTTCGACGAACGCCTGACCCTGGTCCAGTCCCTGTGGCTCGGCTTGATCATCGCCGGTGTCATCTGGCTCAAGCTCGCCGACCGGCTGGACAGCGCCAGGAGTCCCGTCGAGCAGCCGCAGGTGGTGCAGGCCACCGGCGTCTGA
- a CDS encoding universal stress protein, translated as MKAVVAYRGGDDTPEALELGATLRRTTGAELVVAAVLPAGSEPGTERVDLEYRQWLDSVAEQARRVAVDALSQGDPDALEFRRIASSSVADGLVRVASEPDVDLLVLGSARAATEGSLLVGSVSSRLLHSSPVPILLAPQGYGGDPLATFGSLTCAYAGTDQSREALAAACALVKRYAGHLRVATFVPRADTMYPPEGGLDAEDLVAAQWAEQAVELHEDAVEFCRNHGVTDVETAVARGRGWAGALTAIPWTPDDLLVLGSSRLGPLARVFLGSTATKILRHTPVPTLVVPSGSYTWPD; from the coding sequence GTGAAAGCCGTGGTCGCCTACCGCGGCGGTGACGACACCCCCGAGGCACTCGAACTCGGCGCCACTCTTCGGCGTACGACGGGAGCCGAACTGGTCGTGGCCGCCGTCCTGCCGGCCGGCTCCGAGCCCGGCACGGAGCGCGTCGATCTCGAGTACCGCCAATGGCTCGACTCCGTTGCCGAGCAGGCCCGGCGGGTCGCGGTCGACGCCTTGTCCCAGGGTGATCCGGACGCCCTCGAGTTTCGCCGGATCGCGTCGTCCTCGGTGGCTGACGGCCTGGTGCGGGTGGCCAGCGAGCCGGACGTCGACCTGCTGGTGCTCGGGTCGGCCCGTGCCGCCACCGAAGGCTCCTTGCTGGTCGGCAGCGTCAGCTCACGACTGCTGCACTCGTCGCCGGTCCCGATTCTCCTTGCACCGCAGGGCTACGGCGGTGATCCGCTCGCCACCTTCGGCTCACTGACCTGCGCCTACGCGGGCACCGATCAGTCTCGTGAGGCTCTCGCCGCGGCCTGCGCACTGGTCAAGCGGTACGCCGGACACCTGCGCGTGGCGACCTTCGTGCCGCGCGCGGACACCATGTACCCACCCGAGGGCGGCCTCGACGCCGAGGACCTGGTCGCCGCCCAGTGGGCCGAGCAAGCGGTCGAGCTGCATGAGGACGCCGTGGAGTTCTGCCGGAACCACGGCGTCACCGACGTCGAGACGGCGGTCGCCCGCGGCCGGGGCTGGGCGGGCGCGCTGACCGCGATCCCCTGGACCCCCGACGATCTCCTCGTCCTGGGCTCCAGCCGCCTCGGCCCGCTGGCCCGCGTCTTCCTGGGCTCGACCGCGACGAAGATCCTGCGACACACGCCCGTACCGACCCTGGTCGTCCCGTCGGGCAGCTACACCTGGCCGGACTAG
- the aceB gene encoding malate synthase A → MSVEVTGPKHDRYDEILSERALELIGLLHRELNPRRLELLERRRTRVQEIADGGSLGFLAETSAVREDPDWRVADPAPGLVDRRVEITGPTDRKMTINALNSGAKVWLADQEDANTPTWENVVGGQLNLLDAVTRTIDFTSDAGKTYALKPDDELATIVVRPRGWHLPEKHLLVDGERTSGSLVDFALYLVACGQLQLDRGQGPYFYLPKMESHLEARLWNDAFVLAQDFLGLPRGTIRATVLIETYPAAFEMAEILYELREHSAGLNAGRWDFMFSVIKTYRTRGTDFQLPDRNSVTMTVPFMRAYTELLVRTCHQRGAHAIGGMAAFIPSKDPAVNEQAFAKVEADKTREAGDGFDGSWVAHPGMVDICKTVFSAVLGDRPNQLDVLRSDVQVTAEQLLDVVSTPGEVTEAGLRNNISVAIQYLAAWLEGTGAVGIFNLMEDAATAEISRSQIWQWRHNGVVLDTGAVVTTELVTGLADEEIAKLDGDPAGYATARETFLAVALADEYVDFLTLPAYERFD, encoded by the coding sequence GTGTCGGTAGAAGTCACCGGACCGAAGCACGACCGGTACGACGAGATCCTGAGCGAGCGGGCCCTGGAACTCATCGGGCTGCTGCACCGGGAGCTGAACCCGCGCCGGCTGGAGCTGCTGGAGCGGCGCCGGACCCGGGTGCAGGAGATCGCGGACGGCGGTTCGCTCGGCTTCCTCGCCGAGACCTCGGCCGTGCGGGAGGATCCGGACTGGCGAGTGGCCGATCCGGCGCCCGGCCTGGTCGACCGGCGGGTCGAGATCACCGGTCCGACCGACCGGAAGATGACGATCAACGCGCTCAACTCCGGCGCGAAGGTCTGGCTGGCCGACCAGGAGGACGCGAACACGCCGACCTGGGAGAACGTGGTCGGCGGCCAGCTCAACCTGCTCGACGCGGTCACCCGCACCATCGACTTCACCAGCGACGCGGGCAAGACCTACGCGCTGAAGCCGGACGACGAGCTGGCCACCATCGTGGTCCGGCCGCGTGGCTGGCACCTGCCGGAGAAACACCTGCTGGTCGACGGCGAGCGAACCTCGGGGTCGCTGGTCGACTTCGCGCTCTACCTGGTCGCCTGTGGACAACTCCAGCTCGACCGCGGTCAGGGCCCGTACTTCTACCTGCCGAAGATGGAGTCGCACCTCGAGGCGCGGCTGTGGAACGACGCGTTCGTACTGGCCCAGGACTTCCTCGGGCTGCCGCGCGGCACGATCCGCGCCACCGTGCTGATCGAGACCTATCCGGCCGCCTTCGAGATGGCGGAGATCCTGTACGAGCTGCGGGAGCACTCGGCCGGGCTGAACGCGGGCCGCTGGGACTTCATGTTCAGCGTGATCAAGACCTACCGGACCCGCGGTACCGACTTCCAGCTGCCCGACCGGAACTCGGTCACCATGACGGTGCCGTTCATGCGCGCCTACACCGAGCTGCTCGTCCGGACCTGCCACCAGCGCGGCGCGCACGCGATCGGCGGGATGGCGGCGTTCATCCCGAGCAAGGACCCGGCGGTCAACGAGCAGGCGTTCGCCAAGGTCGAGGCCGACAAGACCCGTGAGGCCGGCGACGGTTTCGACGGGTCGTGGGTCGCGCACCCCGGCATGGTCGACATCTGCAAGACCGTCTTCAGCGCGGTCCTGGGCGATCGTCCGAACCAGCTCGACGTACTGCGAAGCGACGTGCAGGTGACCGCCGAGCAGTTGCTCGACGTGGTGTCGACGCCCGGTGAGGTGACCGAGGCCGGGCTGCGCAACAACATCAGCGTCGCGATCCAGTACCTCGCGGCCTGGCTGGAGGGCACCGGCGCGGTCGGCATCTTCAACCTGATGGAGGACGCGGCGACCGCCGAGATCTCGCGCTCCCAGATCTGGCAGTGGCGGCACAACGGCGTCGTCCTGGACACCGGCGCGGTCGTCACCACGGAGCTGGTGACCGGCCTGGCCGACGAGGAGATCGCGAAGCTCGACGGCGACCCGGCCGGCTACGCGACCGCCCGCGAGACCTTCCTCGCGGTCGCCCTGGCCGACGAGTACGTCGACTTCCTCACCCTCCCGGCGTACGAGCGCTTCGACTGA
- a CDS encoding LLM class F420-dependent oxidoreductase: MRIGAVFPQLEIGADPEVVRHWTQTVEAAGYTHALAYDHVLGADPANRPGWQGYTDKSLFHEVFVLFGFMAAITTSLELVTGVLVLPQRQTALVAKQAAEVDVLSGGRLRLGVGIGWNQVEYQALGVPFEQRGARLTEQVGLLRELWADPVVSAEGRFHEVVEAGLNPLPPRRRIPIWFGGTADAVLRRTGRIGDGWMPQSGPDAEARRQVELVRASAVEAGRDPAEIGFEARLTLGRVPEKEWPAFVAGWRELGATHLGVNTMNMGLAGPEDHAAVLRDVLPLLQDS, from the coding sequence ATGAGAATCGGTGCAGTCTTTCCGCAGCTCGAGATCGGCGCGGATCCAGAGGTGGTCCGGCACTGGACCCAGACGGTGGAAGCGGCCGGCTACACCCATGCCCTCGCCTACGACCACGTGCTCGGCGCCGATCCGGCCAACCGGCCTGGCTGGCAGGGCTACACCGACAAGTCGCTCTTCCACGAGGTCTTCGTGCTGTTCGGCTTCATGGCCGCCATCACCACTTCTCTGGAGCTCGTCACCGGTGTCCTGGTCCTGCCGCAGCGGCAGACCGCGCTGGTCGCGAAGCAGGCGGCCGAGGTCGACGTGCTGAGCGGCGGCCGGCTGCGGCTGGGCGTGGGGATCGGCTGGAACCAGGTCGAGTACCAGGCGCTCGGCGTACCGTTCGAGCAGCGCGGCGCGCGGTTGACCGAACAGGTCGGCCTGCTGCGCGAGCTGTGGGCCGATCCGGTCGTCTCGGCCGAAGGCCGCTTCCACGAGGTGGTCGAGGCGGGACTCAACCCGCTGCCGCCGCGGCGACGGATCCCGATCTGGTTCGGTGGCACCGCGGACGCCGTACTGCGCCGTACCGGCCGGATCGGTGACGGCTGGATGCCGCAGAGCGGGCCGGACGCCGAAGCCCGCCGGCAGGTCGAGCTGGTCCGGGCCAGTGCGGTCGAGGCGGGCCGCGATCCGGCCGAGATCGGGTTCGAGGCACGGCTCACGCTGGGCAGGGTGCCGGAGAAGGAGTGGCCGGCCTTCGTCGCGGGCTGGCGGGAGCTGGGCGCCACCCATCTGGGAGTGAATACGATGAACATGGGTCTCGCCGGGCCCGAGGACCATGCCGCCGTACTGCGTGACGTCCTGCCGCTGCTGCAGGACAGTTGA
- a CDS encoding aldo/keto reductase: protein MDTVELGRTGLRISRLGLGLASIGGMFAAVPESEAVATIDRAWELGVRLFDTAPVYGYGLSEQRAGLALRGRPREEFVLCSKVGRLIEPGGPDTQPIWAEPPAGLGPRLDYSYSAVIRSLEDSLGRLGIDHLDILHIHDPDLDFATASTEALRALQELRMRGTIRAISLGVNHADVAARFLREVGPAGPDCILLAGRYTLLDRSGAEELLPLCRSLGVAVLAAGVFQGGVLADASDGAPHGYGTVPAALAARIRALRELADRYDVPLLAAALQFPLGDPAIPAVVVGARSAAEVSELVALLEHEIPERFWAAYRDAF from the coding sequence ATGGACACTGTGGAGCTGGGGCGTACGGGGTTGCGGATCAGTCGGCTGGGTCTCGGGCTCGCCTCGATCGGCGGGATGTTCGCGGCCGTCCCGGAGTCGGAGGCCGTCGCGACGATCGACCGTGCCTGGGAGCTCGGCGTCCGGCTGTTCGACACCGCACCGGTCTACGGCTACGGGCTGTCGGAGCAGCGCGCCGGGCTGGCGCTGCGCGGGAGACCGCGGGAGGAGTTCGTTCTCTGCAGCAAGGTCGGCCGGCTGATCGAGCCGGGCGGCCCGGACACCCAGCCGATCTGGGCCGAGCCACCGGCCGGTCTGGGACCCCGGCTCGACTACTCCTACAGCGCCGTCATCCGCTCGCTGGAGGACAGTCTCGGACGGCTGGGGATCGACCATCTCGACATCCTGCACATCCACGACCCTGATCTCGACTTCGCCACCGCCTCCACCGAGGCCCTCCGGGCGTTGCAAGAGCTCCGGATGCGCGGGACGATCAGGGCGATCTCGCTCGGGGTCAACCACGCCGACGTCGCCGCACGCTTCCTGCGGGAGGTGGGTCCGGCGGGGCCGGACTGCATTCTGCTGGCCGGACGCTACACCTTGCTCGACCGGTCGGGAGCCGAGGAGCTGCTGCCGCTCTGCCGCTCGCTGGGGGTCGCGGTTCTGGCGGCAGGAGTCTTCCAGGGTGGTGTGCTCGCGGATGCTTCCGACGGCGCACCACACGGGTACGGCACAGTGCCGGCCGCTCTCGCCGCCCGGATCAGGGCGCTCCGCGAGCTGGCCGACCGGTACGACGTACCGCTGCTGGCCGCCGCTCTTCAGTTCCCGCTCGGCGACCCCGCGATACCGGCGGTGGTGGTCGGGGCCCGGAGCGCGGCGGAAGTGTCCGAACTCGTTGCCCTGCTGGAGCACGAGATTCCGGAGCGATTCTGGGCTGCCTACCGAGACGCTTTCTGA
- a CDS encoding MarR family winged helix-turn-helix transcriptional regulator yields the protein MAPSPLAPPRASDRSAWDRVLMLHARVERELAAALQGRHGIGLSEYRSLEQLAHSESSELRMQDLADKVGLGQSSVTRLVGRLEAAGFAYKDLCPSDKRGVYAVITDQGRERYQSARATYAEVLSSALNVFAADPELGPTVQALRVPQN from the coding sequence ATGGCACCTTCGCCCCTTGCGCCGCCGCGGGCGTCCGATCGCAGTGCCTGGGATCGGGTCCTGATGCTGCACGCCCGCGTGGAGCGCGAACTGGCCGCCGCGCTCCAGGGCCGGCACGGGATCGGTCTGTCCGAGTACCGCTCTCTGGAGCAGCTCGCCCACTCCGAGAGCAGCGAGCTGCGGATGCAGGACCTCGCCGACAAGGTAGGCCTCGGGCAGTCGTCGGTCACTCGGCTGGTCGGCCGGCTGGAGGCGGCAGGCTTCGCCTACAAGGATCTCTGCCCGTCGGACAAGCGGGGTGTCTACGCGGTGATCACGGACCAGGGGCGGGAGCGCTACCAGTCGGCGCGCGCGACGTACGCGGAGGTTCTCTCGTCCGCGTTGAACGTCTTCGCCGCCGACCCGGAGCTCGGCCCTACGGTCCAGGCTCTGCGTGTGCCACAGAACTGA
- a CDS encoding DMT family transporter gives MHWLHLGVAVVFEVVVAIAAGKAEGFTNRRWTIVTLVSGAFGTYFLSRALLTFDVGVGYALWTSVSGVGITLLGVWLFGQRLSWRKGLGVAAIIAGVVGLQLSGAA, from the coding sequence ATGCACTGGCTCCATCTCGGCGTCGCCGTCGTCTTCGAAGTCGTCGTCGCGATCGCGGCCGGCAAGGCCGAAGGTTTCACCAACCGCCGCTGGACGATCGTGACGCTGGTCAGCGGCGCCTTCGGCACCTACTTCCTCAGCCGGGCCCTGCTGACCTTCGACGTGGGCGTCGGTTACGCGCTGTGGACCTCGGTCTCCGGGGTCGGCATCACGCTGCTCGGCGTCTGGCTGTTCGGTCAGCGCCTCAGTTGGCGCAAGGGACTCGGTGTCGCGGCGATCATCGCCGGGGTGGTCGGTCTCCAGCTCAGCGGCGCAGCCTGA
- a CDS encoding glycosyltransferase codes for MSTRVAIAVITFRRPALLAALLDSLLAQELPAEEDFAVRIIVVDNDDEGSATDVIQRAAKESRFPVEAAAEPEPGIPFAREKSVLLAWDDDALIFVDDDEVAPPGWLCTLLRAWRSSGADVVTGPVRGILPPGAPAWNQHSDVHDSTGRHATGDSRNKAYTNNTLVAQHVFHSVTPSFHPAFRYTGSSDLHFFLRVHRAGYRIVWCEEAQIHEHVPASRTTLSWLVRRAFRSGSGDTISRLLIRPGVRGYVLVLAYSLARIVSALAFGLGGLVLFRRSYLLKAVRRFFSGIGSLAGIVGINHDEYRERHHPDREDAVRSGLEGGAGAGPAGLADRRGPSVADHPDARLP; via the coding sequence ATGAGTACCAGGGTCGCGATCGCCGTCATCACCTTTCGGCGACCCGCCCTGCTCGCGGCGCTGCTCGACAGTCTGCTGGCCCAGGAACTTCCGGCCGAGGAGGATTTCGCGGTCCGGATCATCGTGGTCGACAACGACGACGAGGGCAGCGCGACCGACGTGATCCAGCGCGCGGCCAAGGAGTCCCGGTTTCCGGTCGAGGCCGCGGCCGAGCCCGAGCCGGGGATCCCGTTCGCCCGGGAGAAGTCGGTGCTGCTCGCCTGGGACGACGACGCGCTGATCTTCGTGGACGACGACGAGGTCGCTCCGCCCGGCTGGCTGTGCACGCTGCTGCGGGCCTGGCGCTCGTCCGGCGCCGACGTCGTCACCGGGCCGGTCCGGGGCATCCTGCCGCCCGGCGCCCCGGCCTGGAACCAGCACAGCGACGTCCACGACTCGACCGGACGGCACGCCACCGGCGACAGCCGGAACAAGGCCTACACGAACAACACCCTGGTCGCGCAGCACGTCTTCCACTCGGTGACGCCCAGCTTCCACCCCGCCTTCCGCTACACCGGCTCCAGCGACCTGCACTTCTTCCTGCGCGTGCACCGGGCCGGCTACCGGATCGTCTGGTGCGAGGAGGCGCAGATCCACGAGCACGTGCCGGCTTCACGGACGACGCTGTCGTGGCTGGTCCGGCGGGCCTTCCGCTCGGGCAGCGGTGACACCATCAGCCGGCTGCTGATCCGGCCGGGGGTGCGTGGTTACGTCCTGGTACTGGCCTATTCTTTGGCCCGGATCGTGTCGGCGCTGGCCTTCGGCCTCGGCGGCCTGGTGCTGTTCCGGAGGTCCTACCTGCTGAAGGCGGTCCGCCGGTTCTTCTCCGGTATCGGGAGCCTCGCGGGGATAGTAGGGATCAACCATGACGAGTACCGGGAGCGGCACCATCCTGACCGTGAGGACGCTGTGCGAAGCGGTCTGGAAGGTGGAGCGGGAGCTGGACCTGCCGGCCTGGCAGATCGACGGGGTCCGTCCGTGGCCGATCATCCGGATGCGCGTCTTCCATGA
- a CDS encoding methionyl-tRNA formyltransferase has protein sequence MRIVTMNAFWPGYANIAGWAEEHGHEIVLVVTPPAGAGDRYDAAAKPFLLELPRTADVLVTGKLRTVAAAAIAALEPDLVISAAFPRLIPAEILKIPVYGAVNLHPSPLPAGRGPNPVRLVYEGATTVGATLHRTEAEFDTGAILSQRERPLPADLAGPAIFQAWREMLREVLVEGAARAFAGEQGSPQDPALASEAPMFTPEEQVLRLTDPGAVLVRKSAALNVLEAKTRVIVAGIKQPIRLVELVSAGERTPQPGEVVGYHTDGWTVRSGDGVVRLYRS, from the coding sequence ATGCGGATCGTCACGATGAACGCGTTCTGGCCCGGCTACGCCAATATCGCGGGCTGGGCCGAGGAGCACGGCCACGAGATCGTGCTGGTGGTGACGCCGCCGGCCGGGGCCGGCGATCGGTACGACGCCGCCGCGAAGCCGTTCCTGCTGGAGCTGCCGCGCACGGCCGACGTACTGGTGACCGGCAAGCTCCGCACCGTGGCGGCCGCCGCCATCGCGGCACTGGAGCCGGATCTGGTGATCTCGGCCGCCTTCCCGCGGCTGATCCCGGCGGAGATCCTGAAGATCCCGGTGTACGGCGCTGTGAACCTGCACCCGTCACCGCTCCCGGCCGGTCGCGGGCCGAACCCGGTCCGGCTGGTCTACGAGGGTGCGACCACGGTCGGAGCGACGCTGCACCGGACCGAGGCGGAGTTCGACACCGGCGCGATCCTCAGTCAGCGCGAGCGGCCGCTGCCGGCCGACCTGGCCGGACCGGCGATTTTCCAGGCCTGGCGCGAGATGCTGCGTGAAGTACTGGTGGAGGGAGCCGCCCGGGCGTTCGCCGGGGAGCAGGGATCGCCGCAGGATCCCGCGCTGGCCTCGGAAGCGCCGATGTTCACGCCGGAGGAACAGGTGCTCCGGCTGACCGATCCGGGCGCGGTCCTGGTCCGGAAGTCGGCGGCGCTGAACGTGCTGGAGGCCAAGACCAGGGTGATCGTGGCCGGAATCAAGCAGCCGATCCGCCTCGTCGAGCTGGTCTCGGCGGGCGAACGGACGCCCCAGCCCGGCGAGGTCGTCGGCTACCACACCGACGGCTGGACGGTCCGCTCCGGCGACGGCGTCGTCCGCCTGTACCGGAGCTGA
- a CDS encoding antibiotic biosynthesis monooxygenase family protein — translation MSTIELTRFKVAADHEAELLAARPEMLADFAADRAGFLAAQLVRLPAGEWLDIVEWESPEDFAASREKGGNLPGIARFFAAIESLVSAEEGTVAAVQKASR, via the coding sequence ATGAGCACGATCGAACTGACCCGCTTCAAGGTCGCCGCCGACCACGAGGCCGAACTGCTGGCCGCCCGCCCGGAGATGCTGGCGGACTTCGCCGCGGACCGCGCCGGTTTCCTCGCGGCCCAGCTGGTCCGATTGCCGGCCGGCGAGTGGCTGGACATCGTCGAGTGGGAGAGCCCGGAAGACTTCGCCGCGTCCCGCGAGAAGGGTGGCAACCTGCCCGGCATCGCCCGCTTCTTCGCCGCGATCGAATCCCTGGTCAGCGCCGAAGAAGGGACCGTCGCCGCGGTTCAGAAAGCGTCTCGGTAG
- a CDS encoding TIGR03086 family metal-binding protein has translation MGEVAERYRRRAEAFEQKIAGVRPEQWGNQSPCDKWSARDVVDHIVAMHGYLLRPVGRTVPPDEDPLPAFRNARAAVEQVLAAPDLAGQECDTPAGRMTVEEQIDQVVSDDLVLHGWDLARATGQDETMDPVDVERLWASNSAIPAEVIERYRTPGAFGPGIEVFGPEVVVPADAPLQARLLGFIGRHP, from the coding sequence ATGGGCGAGGTCGCGGAGCGGTACCGGCGGCGGGCGGAGGCGTTCGAGCAGAAGATCGCCGGCGTGCGGCCGGAACAGTGGGGGAACCAGTCGCCGTGTGACAAATGGTCGGCGCGGGACGTCGTGGACCACATCGTGGCGATGCACGGTTACCTGCTGAGGCCGGTGGGCCGGACCGTGCCGCCGGACGAGGATCCGCTGCCGGCGTTCCGGAACGCACGGGCGGCGGTGGAGCAGGTGCTGGCCGCCCCGGACCTGGCCGGCCAGGAGTGCGACACCCCGGCAGGGCGAATGACGGTCGAGGAGCAGATCGACCAGGTCGTCAGTGACGATCTGGTGCTGCACGGCTGGGATCTGGCCCGCGCGACCGGCCAGGACGAGACGATGGACCCGGTCGACGTCGAGCGGCTGTGGGCGAGCAACTCGGCGATCCCGGCGGAGGTGATCGAGCGGTACCGGACCCCCGGCGCCTTCGGGCCCGGGATCGAGGTCTTCGGCCCGGAGGTCGTGGTGCCGGCGGACGCACCGCTGCAAGCCAGGCTGCTCGGTTTCATCGGCAGGCACCCCTGA